The DNA region TGCAAAGTAAGGTGCCCACTCTGCTCTGCCTCCTTTTCAGGACGGCTGTTGTTTGCTCAGATCACATATGGgaaaatacttttcattttattccccATCCTTTTCTACTCATTTCATATTCATTCAGAATTTGGAATTCTTGGCAAGAAACGGTGAGCAATCTTGGAGTATTTCACTCATGTCCAACCAAACAACACTCCATTCTCGTTAGCCCAATGGGCCTCATCTTTTTCACTAAGGATTCTTTTTATGATCTTGCCCTAATGAAATCCAGAAATTATGATGATAAGAAAACAGTTTCTGATAAAAATACAGCTAGGGTCGAGGAAATTCCAAAAGGTACACGTGCGGTTTCTGTTAGACGTTTTGAAACGGTGAAGCCCTCTCAAAAACTTCAGAGTTTCTTCCGAACTCCTATAGATTGTTCTAGTTACTGCTCGGCTGCCCTGAGTCTTGCCCCTTCCCATTCATCCTCTTTATAGGGCTTGAGAGTGGACCTTACTGCAACACAAATCTGACCATGTCATTCTCCTTTGCAAAAATCCTTGAAAGGCTCCCCAGTACTTCCCAGATAAAGCTGAAACTCCTAAGCACAGCACTGGAGGCTCTTGGGAATCTGGATCCTCTGGCTTCATCTCTCACTATTCCTTACTGGTTCATTTACGCTGAACTAATAGTCCAGGTTACCTTTGTATAGGCTGCCTGTGCTCCCTTCTCCTGGAATGCGTTTTTACCCTTATTCACTCATCCTTTAAGATTACCTTCTTTTTACTCCCTTAGGATGCCTTTCCTGTCACCTACTctattatacacatacatgtacttacatacatatatatacacatccatAGCTCCTGGAATACCCTGTGCTTCCTCTATCATAGTACTGATGAGCTGTATTCCATTAATAATTACCTATTTTCACAGCCATCTCTTTTGCTAGACTGTGGGCCCTTTGACGGCAGGAACCATGTCTTATTCCTATTTCTGGCACCAGGCCCACAGCCAGGCTCTGGCAGGTACTTCTTAACTGTTTGATCAATGTAGATAGATCAGGTATACAGAACCACTGCCTTACTACACCCACACCCCTGCTCCCATAGGAATTGCTTTCCTCACCTTGATGGCAAACACAAGGGCCACGACTCCCAGGCAAGAGCAGCCACATATAATGCTAGTAGCTGCCAAGTAGCGGAGGCGGAGCGAGCAGCAGCGAATGGGGGATGGAGAACGAGCAGCTTCTGTGTTGCTCACCAAGCTCTCCACTGCCTTCTCCTCGTCCTCCATCACCTGTGGGCGATACAGTCAAGATACTTGTAAGCCCAACAACTGAACCCCTGGTAGAGTCTTGCTCAGACTCTGCCCGTCTCTCTGATCATGTTATGGCCTAGTCGAACTCTCTGGAATGCTGCCTTACCTGGGGAATTCCCCTAGTGGCTCATAGACTGAGAGGAAATGTGTGTCTGGAATCCTTTTTCCTCAGCCTAAGGTTCCCACTCTTTGAAGGCAAGCTGGTGTGAATGGAGCATTATCTGTATTACTTACTGTTTTGGCAAGTGGGGAAAAGCAAAATGACAGGTGCATGCTAAGAGGCAGTAGAAAAACACAGAATCTCAAAACCTGCTAGGAGTCTGAGACTACCCAATGCAGTGATGTTAAACTGCATTTCAAAGGGCCCTCAAGTTCCTTAGAGGCTGCCCTCAAATATTAAGGAGGAATCAGAGAATGGCACCCTAGGTCCTGTACTCCACTTTAAGGAAATCAGCCATTTCATGTGAAAACACAGTCCTGGGgatgggggaaaggagaggaaaagtaCCCATCTAAGCTCTCTTTGTAGCTGAGGAAACTCAACTTCAGAAACACCTCACCCTCCCCAAATCAGAGCCTCCCTTGCTATGCTGACTCCCTTCCACCTCCTCTCTCCATTTCACCCAGGTCATACAACACAACCAGATTAACACTGAGTCCAAATGACCTCATAAGCCACACAGAAACCTGCATAATGATGCCCTACTTAATCATTTCTCATCTCCCTGTTTCCCAAGCCCTCAGAGCCCTGGCATCAAACTGCCTTTCTACCTTCATCCCCAACCATTCCCCTTCACCctagacaaaatgaaaacatttgcagTTCTCAGAACACAGGTAACAAAGGATAGGAAAGGTTAAAGAGAAGAGGCAAGAGCCAAGAATGATATGTGCCACAAAGCTGCAGGAGAATGGATGTGAGGAAAGAACTGAGATGAGGTAAACACAGTACAGTCACCAGGGGAGAACACAAGGAGAGGGTCCAGGGAATTGAGAtcagagaaaatgttaaaaacaaatggGGACTCTTACCTGGCTATAGGCCTTGAGGAACTGTGAGTTTCGGCTCCTGCCTCAGGTTTGATTTGGCTTGGGTGGAGATGGAGCTGACTCAGGGCTCCAAGGCAAGCCCAGGGGTGGGGTTGGGTGGCCAGCCACCATCCGAAGAGCCCCAGAAGCTCGGAAGGGGGTGTGGCTGATTCAAACCAGTCTGGCTAGATGGAGTAACTGGAGGTAGAATGCCTGCCTTCTGGAAAGGGAGTGAAAGCACCTGAGCAAGAGGGATTAAAGCAGGGAAAAGTCTGAGGCATCAGATAGCTCCCAAGGAAAGTCCAGCAACCAAGGGAAtagaagggaggagaggaaaagtaTGAGTCTGAATGACTTAAAATTGAAACTTTAGGGAAAGGTACCCTACCAGATAAGATTTGCCATTCTTCCCTCTTCTTGCATGGAGATTTCTGCCTCAAAGATACATAATTCTGAGTTAGAGATCAGGTACTAGGGTCTTAGCaagagcaagagagaagagaaaaatgataccCAAGTTCCCACCCAACCCTCCACCAGACCAGAAAATCAGAAGCCTCCTTACGCGGATGCTCATACAGAAactaagtttattatttttttcttcttaaaaaaaaaaaaaaaaaaaaaaaaaaagaaaaaaagaaaaaaactcattgTAGAgaagcccctcccccttcccctaaGGGTGGGGGGCTGAGAAAGATAGCTGGGGAAATCAAGTACAAGGGGGTGGGGACAAAGACTATCTTGCCACCCTTAACACTGCCCAGCCATGTGGGGTGGAAGGGAAGGGGATATGTGAAGAGCCCCGTTTCCATGACAACCAGTTGCCTATCCCCTACTTTGGTGGAAAGAAGGGAGAAGGCCCCTATGTCTCCCTGGAGGATTCCCCCCTCAAAAGACTTCAAGTAGTGGTTAACAGAGTCAGGCCTGGTCATGGAGAGAGAGGGGCCATGGCAGAAAGCCTAGGTGAAGGGGGGCAGCCCACTCACGTCTTGGCTTTACGGCCTCTGTGACTAATGGTAGGGCCAGCCAAGTGGGAAGGGGCGCTGCTGCGCAAGATACGCTGGTCCCCTTGGTTGGTGGTCCCACCAAGCCGGCGGGGGCCAGGCCGGCGCCGTGGGGTcccatccccttcctcctcctcacctGAGGCTTCAGCCTCAGACTCCTCTACTGAACCCTCAGGCCCCAGGGGACTTGGGGGCTGAAGGCGGCTCCGCTTTGCCAGCCCAGGACCACAGCCAACTGGGGCCCCTGCCCGTTTGCGAGGCACCTTCTCAGTCTCTAGTGGGGGAACTAGAGACCCTGGACGCAGCCGGGTCGAGCGCAGTTTTGGAGCCAATGAGACCACGGGAGGTGTCAATTCTAACCCCCCTGGCCCACTATCCGCTAAATCCAGATCATCCTGAATTACAGCCACTACCATGGACCCTTCACTCTTTCGTCCCCTCATTCCTTCTGCTTCAAGACGTAAGCGGGCCAGGCGGGTGAGGGGGCGGCTTCCATCCTCATCAGATGAACTACCCTCACTCTCCCCCTGGCCCTGGGGTTGCCGCTGCTTCCCCAATCCACAGCTCTCAAGGACAGGAGAGCTGTCGCGGTCCAAGACAGGGAGCTGGCTGGGCCGAGGTGATGGTGGATTCTTGGGAGGTCGGCCCCGCTTCCGCTTGGGTGGGGATGTTGAAATGGTGAGAGTGGTGACAGTGTTGGCGACAGTAGCAGTGGGACAGGCTAGGAGTGGTGGGAGTGGTGGCAGGGGTGGCGGTATCGGGAGTGGCTGTGTCCGGCTCTCTAAGCTGCCATCCCCTGGAGAGGAAATGGTCCCAGGAATGGGCAAATCTCGGGCCTTAGGGGGCCGCCCACGCCTTCTTTTCTCCACAGGTGATAGGATGACAGGCTCGGGTCTATGAACTGGCTGGGGTCCAAGAGGCTGGGGCCCAGGAATAAGCTGGGGTGCCAGGACAGGCTCCGCAACAACAAGGGTCTCAGCCCCAGGGACTGAGTCAGCCCCACTGGTTTTTCCCTTAGAGGTGGATGAAGGTGCCTCATCCACCCCTCGCCCAGCATCTGCTGGAGACCTGTTCTTCTTGGGGGGCCTCCCCCTGCGACGTTTCACAGCAGGAGGGGTGATGGCAAGTAGTGCCCCTTCTCCATTTTCTGGGCTGCCCCCACCAGTTAGCCCCAGCTCAATGCGACGGCGAGCTATGAAGGGCTGCTGGGTTGGGGTGGGCAGTGTGGATGGGGGAGCAGCTTCACAGGGACCACTGGTGGGAGGTGAGGATTCTGGCCCCGACATGCTGCGGGTAGATGGGCTTCCCGGGCTGGCACCAGTCTCAGAGACCCCAGGCACTAGGGTGCTGGCAGTTCCCCGCTGCTGTCGCCGTCGCCTCACCAGTTCCTTTTCCTCTACCACAGTCACTAGCCGTCCTGGCAGCTTGCGAAGCACTTTGGGACCTGGAGGCTGCCCTGGCCGACCAGCCCCCTGACCCCTAATTTCTACATCGGCACTGGTGCGACGCCGAGGGGGCCGGGCAGGCGAAGGACCCTCAGGTGTGGAGGTGGCCGAGGATGAGGTTGATGGGGCTGCGACCTCAGCTGAAACAAGTTCCTGGGGTTTCTCTGGGGTAGACGTTGGGGTCTGGGCCTCCACCAGCTCTTCTGAGTTCTTGTCAGCCTCCAGTGGCTCCTGAAGTAGCTCTTCAGATGCTGCTGAGGGTGGGAGCTCCAGCCTATTGCTCTCACTCAGACACGTGGCCACTTCCTCACCATCAGGCAGCACTGAGAGGATGGTCGCCTCGGCAGGCTCGGGCACCTCCTGCTCTTGACCGTTGGGGACGCTGCCAGCTGCCAGGTTTGGGCTAGGTGCAGAAGAGGTGAGAGAAAGGTTCTTCTCTGACATAGGCAGGATCTCAACAGCAACTGGCAACAGATCCTTAGGGGGCACAAGAGTAATTGGGGAAGTCTCGGAACTGGCCATATCAGCCAGCTCCAGGGACTCAGTAGATGCCATTGCTTGTGCACACAGCTCTGCCTCAGGCCCCATGCCCAAGGGGAGGTTGGTGACTGGTGGGGAAATGGGCACAGAAGGTAGACCAAGcaagagaggggaggaaggagttAAGAGAGAAGTTTGGGCCGGAGGTGGGGTATGAGCTGGTGGAGGGGTACAGGCAGGAGGAGGGGTACAGGCAGAAGAACAAGAGGGAGGAATCTGtgcagaaggaagaggaggagaaggcaaGATATGGACAGGAAGCATGGTTATTGGATTTGGGGCTGAAATGGGGATTGGGGCAGAGattggggcagggactggggtaGGAATTGCAGCAGGAGCTGAAGCTGGAGTGGGTCGAGGCCTAGGCGCTGGCCGGGGAATTCGGTCCCTGGCAGGGCTGCAGCGGGGGGGTGTGGAGGTGCTGCGGGGATGATGCGTGGATGTGACAGGAGTGTGGTTTGCCCCTTGAGTTTCAGCCCGGGCTCCACGAAGACGCTCACTGACGCGAGTCCCTGGCCTTTCGGGGGCCTTGGCCTTCTTACTGCGCCGGTGGCTGCCTCCACCAGTCCCACAGGAAACctcatccccagcccctggcccctcctcctcctcctggggtAGGCGGAACACCTCCTCCTTCGCTTGGTCCAGGTCCTTGCGGGCAGCTTCCACTTGCTCCTACCAAAAACAGAGCCCAAGGAGTGGTCAGAGGGAGGCATGGGGAGTGGGTGGAAAGCAGCCACTTTCCACTTCTGTCCCCACCCCCATACTCACTTCTGCCTGCTTGAGCTCCTCTCGGCTCACCTCCTCCAATGAGGCTTCCAGGAATTTCATGGCATAGCGCTCAATGGGAGTCAGCTGTGGGGAAGAGCAGCAATGATGAACATAGGGACCTGGTGCCCAGGGCCCATCACCCTTGATTATTTTCAccagagaagacagaaagaaggTTGCAGAGTCCAGAGGAAGGAGTTGTGGAGGGTGAGGTTGAGAACTAGTGGATCCAACACTGACCTGTTCTACAAGGGCAGCAATTTCCTGCTCAGCCCGGGACATCTCCTCATCTTCAGCCCCAGGCCGACCAGCCTCCTCTCCATCAGCAGCAGGAAACCCATCATTCTCATTGAATTCTGCAAGCTCAGCCACCTGTTCAGCCTTGGCTTGGGTGGCCGCACGGATATCCTCTTCATCCTCTGCCCGACACAATGCCTATGAGGGTGTGGGGAAGAATAACCATGAGAATTAAAGAACTTTACATCCTGTGATTTGATTCTGGCAAATGTTTGAGGCCACGTTtacaccaaaccagatttacatcAGAACTCAACTCTCTTCTGGGCCCCCAAAATTACCAAAGCAACACAGTGGTCCACACAGAATGGAACAGATTCAACCAGGAGTGCCACCAGGGACAAAATAACTGTTTTAGAGACCTCTAGTTCCACTTACTTTCCATTCAAGTAAGCCTCAAATCTCTTTAAAAAAGCAATCCCAGAAGTTTTGCATACAAAATAATCCACAATTCTTTTTTGCACTGAGATGCCTCATGACAACAGATTAATATATGATCATTCCCCTGAGATGAATATCCAGGGAGATCACACCAAAGTCACTGAGGGAAGTAGCCTAGAGCATGAGAGGAAGGCACttggtagaggaaaatttctccaTGATAATCCACACCTTCAGTTCCTAAACATCTGTCTACGtctgaaaaaatacaaatgccCAGACCTCACCACTCAAAATCATGATTTAAGTAGACTGTGAGATGGGACCCAGGAATCAATCTTTTTCAAAGCCTTCCAAGTGATTCTAGTATGCATTAATGTTTGGGAAATGAGAgttttacaccatatacaaagcACTTCTTACATCCACTATGCTATTTAACCTTCGGTTACTTCCTTCTAATTTAGCATTTCAGAAAAGTGGGAAGTGAAGCTCAGAAGATTAAATGGATGTGGCTTAACGAACACTATTAAGAAGCACTGTTGGAGTTCAAACCTAGAACCGTGGACTCCATATCCTGTGTTCTATCTATGAAATCATGTGAACCAATAAGCAACCTACTCACAACTATCAAAGGCCAACTGTAATCTGGGAAGCAGCAGAAATAGTTCTTTCCCCTTGGACAAACTCAAAAGACTGAGAGACAACACACACTGCAACCATTAGCTCTACTCTAGGGACTGCCCACTCTTTTTCTGCAGCAGaatctttgttccccgaccagggatcgaacccgtgccccctgcagtggaagcacagagtcttaaccactggacagccggTGAAGTCCCTGCCCACTCTTTTTTCACCTGCTCCAGGATATGGGTCTGCTTGCTGGCCACAGTCTCTTCCTCATCTTCAGGGGCAGAGGGTATAGATGAGCCAGATGGTTCCTCCAGAGGCATATCAAACAGCTCTCGGATGGTCTGCTTTGGAAAGAACATATGAAAAGTGTCAGAACCAACAGAATGTTGGTCCCAGGTCTATAGCTATGAAGCTGATAGCTCTTAGTAGTATCAGAAGCACCACTAGTTGAAGAGGCAGATCTGTGGAGGCCAAAGCATCCTTTTTAATAAGCAGTAGTAACTCCTACAGGCATAGCAGTTCTCTCTTGCACAAACTGGAAGATCTTAGTACCTGTTTAAAATAGGCTGTGGTGAAGTTGCCTCCCTCAATTGCCATGTCTCCCAACATTCTCTTCTGGTTTGCCTTTTTTAGGATGTTCTCTTCCACTGTCCGTTCACTGATAAGCCTAGGGGGTGATAAAGGACATGTATAAACAGCCAAATACATCAATAAAACCCtattagcgggcttccctggtggcgcagtggttgagagtccgcctgccaatgcaggagacacgggtttgtgtcccggtccgggaagatcccacatgccgcagggcggctgggcccgtgagccatggccgctgggcctgtgcgtccggagcctgtgctccgcaacgggggaggccacaacagtgagaggcccgtgtaccgcaaaaaaaaaaaaaaaaaaaaaaaaaccctattagCAAAGGGGAAGTAAGGTAAGGGGAGACTAGGCAGTACCTATATATGTGGACATCTCGGGTCTGGCCAATTCGGTGACAGCGATCCTGGGCCTGAGCATCCATGGTAGGATTCCAGTCGCTGTCATAAAAAACAACAGTGTCTGCCCCCGTCAGGTTCACGCCCACACCCCCACTCCGAGTTGAAAGGATGAAGCAGAATATGCGTTTGTCTGCATTGAATCGTTCCATCAAGGcctagaggaaaaggaaaaaaagatagtATTGGGAGACATATCCCCAAAAACAGACCAAGGCTTAGTGGGGGCCCCTCCTGGGACTCTGAGCCCTGGAAAAAGGAGACAGAGCTGAGGTGAGCCTCTAAGGGTCGGAGATGCCTGGGTTACCTGTCTCTGTTCAACTCTAGTAGACCCATCCAGACGCAAGTAGAGGTGGCCATGGTAGGTGAGAAACTGCTCCAACACATCCAGCATTCGGGTCATCTGGGTGAATATGAGCACCCGGTGGCCCTCCGCCTTGAGCTGTCGCAACAGCACCGCCAACGTTTGCAACTTTCCTAAAGAGATATGAAGGGGTACAGGGAGCTAGCTATAAACTGGACTGGGAAAAACACAGCACTGGAAGCCTGTGTAGTTGAAAGATCAAGTTTTACGCCAGGGTTTCGATCAACCCAGGGGaatcaaaaatatttaactttatatattttcttccctTAAGGTTTCTTCCTCTTCAGTCTACTCCTGTCTTGGATCTGACTTCTTTCAGTCTAACTAGGGGTAGGGTAATACAGACcctcagggggaaaaaagaaatcctcAATGGTGTATGAGCAAGAAAAGACCTTCAAGTACTACACTGAGTTATACCAGCTGCAGCACAAGCCATTCACAAGATAAACATCAACAAATCCATTGATGTCATAGCTCACTTGGATGGAAGGTCACTGAGATAAGAACCAGAAAGGCAGGATCTTATGAGGTTATCTAGTTTAACCTCCCATCAAACACGAAAATAGTGATTCAATCAGTTTGAACACTTTTAACAAAGACTTTCAATTCACCTATTCTGAATGGTTtcaaatgttataaaattatttttttaccaaaatatttattgaacacatattaataaaaattctgCTGACTTTATGTTCTAAGACATTTAAGAAATCTGCAAACATATTACTATGGAAATACCTGTGCACAGTTGTGGCAGAAACTATTCACTACTGTCCAACAGCCATTCTCGGTTAACAGAACCCGATTAATCCTATGGACACCTGGCAGAGATCCCTTGATTCCCACGGAAGGTGCACCCCAAACCAACCCCAGAAAATGAATCATTAATTGTTCTAAATAAGCCACAGTTCCTTTTTCCCTCTGTCAGTGATTACTCTAAGGATGGGCATATGGCCCAATCTGAGCCAATGAATTTTGAATCAAAGTCGACTGGGAGGGCTTTCtttcccagaaaaaaatgaaagacttgCGAGAAGTGTTTTGTTTCAACCCCTTGCTTCCTGCTTGGAGCACTGGTGTGCTCCCTGGAGTTATAGCAGCCATCTTAAGACCATGACCatgagaataaaaagataaaagctaAGGATAGTAGGTAAAGTCCTGGGTCCATGAAGACACCACTAAGCTGCTGCTGAACCAGCCATATACCACCATTCTCGGCATTTCTCATTTAGTAAACAATAAATGATCTTGTGGTTTAAGCCACCGTTGGTTGGTTTTCTGTTACCTGCAGCCAAATTTCTTCTAACCAATAAGATTCTATTCAAAAGACAAGCATCCTTGTTCAAATCTTTCCCCAAAACAAAATCtactattaacttttttttttttggccacgtggcttaCGAGATCTTAATTCgccagccagggatggaacctgtgccctcagcagtgaaagcgtggagtcctaccactggaccaccagggaattacccAATATCTACTATTTATTGTGCAGTCTTATACCACCACAAACCTTTCCCCATAAATCTGAAAACTCCACGCTGTGCTATGTCATTTGCCATTGTATCCCAAATGATGTAACATGTTCACAAAATAATCACTGAATAAATGAGTTAGCAAACATTTTCAACTTTCATCAAAGTCAAATTCATGAATGCCAAGAATCTATCATGAGGCCTACATTTCTTCATCTCACCCAGAAGCATAACCTAAAAGACTATCTAATGTTTAATGAAATCCACAGAGACCTTATGTACAGCATCCCTTTGATGTAACAGTCCTCAGGCTAAGACAAGAAAAGAGGTCAAGAGACCCCCACTGGCCAATGAACTCACCACAATCATACTGGATAAGCCTCAGGTCAGGAAACTGGGTACGCATGTTACACACAATACGGTGCAAAGGACGAGCCCGGGGCCAGAGCTCACGAGCCAATTGCTCCTGGAAGGCTGCCTGACGTGGGGCCAGCCAAGGAGGTGGGTGGCAGGCGTGCAAGGAAGGGGGAGGTGCCTCCACAGGAGGCATGACAAAGATGAACCTGTAAAAAGAAGGCAAGCAGTATAAAATATGGAACTCTGAATGGCCCCAGAAGTTAGCACCTTTACCAGCCCTAACCACTATATCCACTCAGAGGCCCCAAGACCCACTTCCCATTAGCACTTAGCCCTGCCAACCTCTCAATGATTTCTGACAGCTGGTCTAGTCGTTGCTGGGGAAACAGTACAGCCTGGCGGGCAGCCTCGGTATAAGTCCAAAAGGTGGGGTGGCTGGGGCCAGGAGAACGAGGGCCGATGGGGCTGGCAACAGGTTGGGGCAGGGTACAGAAATCCAAGACTTCAGTCCCATACACGGGTGCCAGGGCCCCATGAGCCTCACTAAGTTGGAAAATCCGTTCCAGGCGTTCAGACCGCTGCTGCTTCCGCTTTTCCTCCAGAGAGTCCTGAGGATAAGaggagaaaaacacagaaaatgtgATCAGCGTCCTTATAGAAAACCTGGCAGCTCCTCCCAGAATTAAACATAATCTGTGGAAACCATAAGATTCAACAATACACTATTTTAGTTCTTCCAAATTGTCAATAATGGGAGTTATTCTTTTCccaatgttaaatgaaataacttctccgcaaaaaaaaaactgatcttCCCTGTATGGTACCAAAGCAGATGCCTGAATATTCAAAATTAAGATCCATGTCTGACAAACTTATAGAATGGATGATTTGTGTCAGTTTTCCCATATAACACTTAAATCCGGAATATCCAAGTTAATTCATCTTCTTGCAGTAGATccaaaacaattattaaaatcCCTCCTCAAATCACTGACCAGGATACAGAGAGGCTAATCAAATCCATGGCAGGTTTTTGTCAAAGGTCAGACTGGAATGGGGTGGGATGGGAACAGCTAACCAGACATCTAGGTAACCCCAAGAGAGAAAAGGGGAGTGCCCTGGCTGACAGGATACCTGTATGACTTTGACCCAATCCTTTCCCATCTTTGTGCTTCCAGTTTCACAGGCTATAAAATCACCTAACTCTTTTGTAGCACTTATCACACTTGTAGTTTTACATGTATAGGATTCTTTGATTAACATCTTCTACCCACTAAACTGTAAGCCCCTCACTGTAATCATCCAGTATCCAACTCAGtatctggcacaaagtaggctctcaataaatgttatcagAAGGAACAAATAATGAAGGAGACTGGACCCTACAAGATAGTCCTGAAAAAGAGCAGTGTCCCAAATCTCCCTTCCTGACTGCTACCTTAAGCTTGACCTCTTGGCTCCTGGTGGTCTAAGTGAGGAAGGAAAGCATCCTAGCAGAGGGAAAAATCATTAAGTAGCAGCaaaggagacaatatttgcaaatcatctacctgaaaaaggacttgtatccagaatatataaagaactcttacaactcaataacaaaaaggaaaagaataaaataacccaattaaaaaagggaaaggatttgaatagacatttcttcaaaggagatatacaaatggctaacaaccactgaaaagatgctcaacatcattagccaccaggaaaatacaaatcaaaaccacaaaagggacttccctggtggtgcagtggataagactactctgcgctcccaatacagggggcccaggttcaa from Mesoplodon densirostris isolate mMesDen1 chromosome 16, mMesDen1 primary haplotype, whole genome shotgun sequence includes:
- the TMEM265 gene encoding transmembrane protein 265, with translation MEDEEKAVESLVSNTEAARSPSPIRCCSLRLRYLAATSIICGCSCLGVVALVFAIKAEERHKAGRLEEAVHWGARARRFILASFAVWLAVLVLGPLLLWLLSYAIAQAE